TTAACCAGAAAATCAAAAAgaattcatcacctcaaacattctGCTTTACACTGAAACTTAATGAGTTTCTGTTTTTTACTCCAGGTCCCTGTAACACTTCTTTAGAAAACTTCTAAAAACCAAGTTGCCAAGATCTAAATGATTTCTATAGAAAGCTATTATACCAAAGGGAATTCTGATTCTGGCTAAACACTGAATCTGAACTTGCTTGGGAAGGTCGCTAAAACAACCAGCCAGTTTCCTGCCAACAACTTAAACTATTGTTTACTGGAAGGGTCAAAATGCCTTTAAGTATTAGTAATGAAATTTATAATTGactaatttgaaaaaagaaatctctgggtaggaggaggagggaagatagTGGTTGCAGTACTGGAACAGCTGGGTGCAATGTGGACGCAGTGGCCTTGGCGGGTCTCCCTCATCTCAGCGTTTTACCCCAATCCCAGGTCCACACAAGTGCTTCTCTTGACACTTCTCAAAAATGGgagaagaagaataaaactgtttaTCCTCCACAACTGCCTGCAGAACCTCAGAGACCAGCAGAAATCTACCAATAccaaagaaaactaaaagacaGCAAAGACAAGATGTTGTATTTGGGAAAATTGGTAGGAGAAATGTCCACTGACCAGGCTTAGCTCAACTGGGATTCAGTGACAAAAAGGGACCCAAATCATTAGAGGTTCTCTTAGAAGCACAAGATGTGGCAGTGAAAGATCACAATGTGGAATTCAGATCCAGTTTATATATAAACTGAGTCCACCTCAGGGGGAGGCCAGTGCCTGACAGGTTTCTGCTACCAAAGTAGAGGTTGCTTTGGGATCATGAAGGTTACTGCCATTATTTTATGAAGCTGGTGGAAGGGCCTCCCCACCTCCATGTGAGGCACCCAAGATGGTGAAGTCACCCACACCAAAGAGTATATATTCAGAAGCTTCAACACTGGACCATCACTCACACTATGATGGGGCTGTGATAACGGAAGATCACTTAGTCTAGGAAAGAACTCCTCCATGTGCCATCATTACCACTGTAGGGAGTGGGCAAGTCACTCAACTTTTCAGATACTGCTGTCCATGTCTGTAAGATGTAGCCAAGACTACCTACCTATCTGTGTGCTGTGAGCACCGAAGGAGACGATGCAAATAACTTTGTAAATGATGAAGCACAAAGGATGACTAGTGTTGAAATCATCCAAACACAGTAAAATCTCTTATTACAGTCAAGGTTTTGAAAGATAGTCAATTGCATCACCTATTTGAGGAGTTCAAAATTcctaattaaaaatgtattttgctcCAATATAAACCCATTCTCTCTCATTCTAAACTCAGTGAACAGGCGTATCATAGTCCACCTGAGTTGCCTCTTCAAGTTCTGAGGAGATGAGCAAGGATCACAGGGTTCTAGTCACTACTCCCAAAGGGCATTCCTTGGAGAAAGGGATACTAAGCTATTTTTCTGTTCTATCCACCATAAGTACGTTAGAATTTCAGAATGAGATGCTATGTGtaatgaaaggtttttttttgtcttttttttttttttttgagatggagtcacccaggctggagtgcagtggcacaatctctgctcactgcaacctctgcatcccgggttcaagcaatcctcctgcctcagcctccgagtagctgggatttacaggtgcccgccaccacacctggctaatttttgtatttttagtagagacagggtttcaccatgttggccaggctggtcttgaactccttgcctcaagtgatctgcccaccttggcttcccaaactgccagattataggtgtgagccactgtgcctggcctgaaagcgTTTATAGTACAAGCACATGGGGATTATCATTGCTGTTTTAATCTCACCAGGTAGATTCAGAGTCAACACCCTACAAGCCTACGTATTTGTCCTCACTGGCCCCAGCCTTGGGAATGCAGACCTCTTTATAAAGCACCGGTCTCCAAAAAACGTTGCGTATGTCACAGGAAATGTGAAAGGCAATTCACTGGAGTTAAGAAAGAAAGAttagaatttctatttctctatttttaaatgtaaggataaaaacaaaatcaagcttttttttttttctttttttgagacagggtctcactctgtcactcaggttggagtgcagtggtgagatcccagctcactgtacccttgacctaccaggctcaagcgattctcccacctcaggctcccaagtagctaggaccacaggtgtgtgtcatgcccagctaatttttgtattttttgtagagacggggtttcgccacattgccaggctggtcctgaactcctggtaggctcaagcaatttgcccacctcagcctcccaaagtgctgggattacaggtgtgagccaccatgcctggccaaaaccgAGCTTTTCTAATACTTAGTACCCTGACTGGCAGTGACCCCATAGCCCATATATTCAAAGGCCATGTAATAACAAATGGTATGTTTAAAGACTCTCCAGGGAAGCTGGGAAGGCTATGTGGGGCTGCATGTGGTGGGTGCTTTTTGTTCTCAGTGGTTCTTGAATTTAGCATATGGGAGGTTCTGCAGTTTGGTGAGTTTATATCTCCTTTTAACTAAATGATCCCTTCCACAATGGACAAATGGCATATGGCATAAAGAAAATCCTGCAGACAAtatactactaataatacaaGTATGAGAAAATAGCAGAGCTGATGAGCTCTTTGCCTGCTACTTCTGAAGAAATCAGATTCAACAAGAAGTTggccaaagagaataaaaaatagcaCCATGATTTGCAATTGCAGATTTAGATCCACTGTTGTGAAGTGTAAGTATAGCTGGTGCTCCAGGGGTTTTAGCTAACAATGATACTACATGTATACAATCAACAAATAAATTGCAGGTCCTTGCCTAACATTTTTATCCTGATGGGGTGTTCAGTCAAACAAATTTGGCCAGTGCTGGCCTACAGCAGCAAGCTGCATAACAAAACCCCAGTGAATGGAGAGAGTGATCCTTGCTTTCAGGCTATTTCTGTATCGAATCAGGAAAAATTCAAATAGCAGAGCGTGACAGCCCAGAATCTGTCCTCACTGGCTCCACTGGGAAGGAAAACATGGACAGTAATAGATTTGGGgagaaaattataataatcaaGGGGACAGCCCTAAGAGAAGGAAGTGAGCAGAAGCATGACTTCTTTGGAGAAGGCAAGTGACGTAGCAGACAAGGCTGTGAGAGAGACTTTGCAGATACTACGAAAGCCAGTGCCACAAACGCTAGTGGCAAAACCGAAAACGGGCCCCTCATCCAGCAGGACAAACAGAAATCATTAGGGAGAAATGGTCTAGAAACTGCTGATCAACATGTCTGTCCAGGAAACCAGGCCAAGCAAGTGGACCATTTAAAAAGGacaagctgggtgcggtggctcacacctgtagtcccacctaccaggaggcttaggcaggagggaTGCATGatcccgggagttcaagaccagcctgggcaacatagcaagaccctgtctctagatactactactaataaacaataaaataaaataaggatttaTGGGGTCTTCTGTAAAGGCAAGTAACCAGACCAACACTCCTCAGGAAACAAATCATTCCTCTGCAAAAACTGCCCCAAATCTAAATACTTgagcaaaggaaaaaacaatccCTCCTAAGAAAACCTCAGGGGACAATTTCTCTGGGAAATGTGAGTAACCTTTGGCTTTGACCCATACTTTACCTACTATATCTGCataatagaaaagagaaagtatTAGATGAAGGTTCTCTGGGGGCACAAAAGCTAACTGACAGCTTTGTTGGCCCAAACATTCAATCTGAAGAAACATCAGGGTCAGCCAGAGGTAAGGCTTGCTCCAAAATTTCTTTGTAGGAGGGCTCTGCAGTGGTGAGCTGGGCGAGGGTGGGGGGATGGAGGGACCCAAGCTGCATTTGCAGAGCATTTTACATAAAATGGAGACAGTCAATTATCCCATAGAGAGGATCCATCGGTCTGATGGAGACACCTAAAGTCCCCTAAACTGCCATCATGGTGCCACTACTGCCCAGAGATACAGTGAAGACACTGGTAGGAGACACTCCAGTTTTATCATCACTGCGAGGCCCCCTCAAAATGGTTAATGACATCTTCAGTCATTGggattattatttcaatttctatTGCCAATCGAAAAggcattcatctaacctttttatCGCTTCTGTAAATAAGTATCATTATCAAGAGTGAACTGCAGACACACTGCAGAATTGGTCAGCATTTCCCAAATTTGAAAGAATGAGAAGTTACGAGCCTTACTATGACTCACGAGTGACTGTCTTTCGGGAATCCCACACCGGCATCTAATTAATGAAGGTGTGCCCAACACCAGCTCCACTGACTACCTCTGGCATTGGGCACTTCTGGTTCTAGCAGTGACGTAGTCAATGAGCTGGACAGAGGCAGACGAGGAGCACAAAGACCACCTGGTGACCATCAAACAGACCATCCAGAGGCAAAACTCCTTATCTGGGGAATTCAGAATTGAACTTTCCTAGTATCTAACGTAGGCATCTGGTTCCAGGCTTTTCAACTTTTATAACTAGAATTTCTAGACATCTCTGGAATGTCATGGCAAAACTCATTTTGCAACCCTTGCTGACATTAAGGCGCCAAAATGTCCACAAGTGTAATCATTTCTCACGACTTACGTGGCTAATGTGGCTCAAATTACCCTTCCAATTACCCTTAAGCTCTCGACTTAAGGTCCTTAAATGCTCCTAAGGAAGATCCACCAGGGCACTCAGTCCTCTCACTGAGGCGCCCCACTGTTTTGTTCTGCAGTGttctttctaataaaactttccTTTCTCAAATCTGTATTGTTGGTAAATTATTCTCATGAACCTGCGTGTGGGCCTCTTCTTGATGCCCTGGCTCTGACACCTCGGCTGGCAGCAGTTTCCCACCCTGCAGCTACCTACCTTTCCTCCCGGCCTCGGGTGTTTGAGAAGGTTTCTCTTGCTGAGCGGCAGGCAGAGGTGGGGAAGCAGGTTTCCTCTCTGTCGCCTCTTCCTCCTCGTCCCTCTTCTGTCCCTTCCTTTCCTCGGGGCCTGGGGGCGAGGGTGGCCGGCGGTCACTGCTCTCTTGGCCCTCCTTGGCCGGCTCACTTGGCTCTGGGTCCGGCCTCCCCGCTCGGCGAGACAGCAGCTCTACCAAGTAGGGCCTGCTCAGTTTGGAAAGTGGGGATGCTGGTGGGGTCTGACTGGTGGGCTTGGGAGCCAGTGCTGGCTTCTGTGCCAGTGGCATTTTGTTTGCGGCCTTGTCGTGCTCCGGAACCGGGGTCTGGCTGCTGGCAGGTTCAGCGGAGTCCCTCCGGGTGGAAGGGGCTTGCTTCCGCTCTTGGGGGAGGGATGGACCATGCTTGAGGGCCACAtcctccatctctttctctccacGACCGCTCCCCGCTGCAGGCGGCCCTGCATCCGCGCTGTCTCCGGTGCTGCTgtgcctcttcttcttcttctgttctGCCTGTTGGTCGCAGTTGAAGCGCAAATAGTTGGTCCTTCTCAATTTTATTCCAAACGGTGAAGTTTTTTCCTCCCCACCTGGCATCACAGGGTCTGGCTTTGCTATCCCGTTTGCAGTCTCGCTGTCCGACGAGGTCGTGAACTCTGCGTGGGCCACCACTTTCTGCGGAGGGTAAGGAAGGCTTGGGACAAGGAAAGACGGGAGGTCTTTGGCAAATTTGCATCCCTCGGTGGTGTCTGCGGGCTCCCGGTGCATCTCCGACTTCTCCGGACCCTTCCCGAGCTCGCGAACACCAGCAGGAGGAGGCTGGGGGGCTGTATCTTCGCTGGGTCCCAGCATGGGTCTTTTTCGTATGCTTTCAGCTTCCGTGTTCTGTTTGGAGGTCTCCGTGCCACCATCGGAAAATTTCTGCCAGGCAGGCATAATAGAGAACTTTGCATTGACTGGCGGAGTCTTCCGGAGGTTCCCGCGGGAATCACACCGGCCCCTGGGAGTGGACTCATCACCGGGCTTCGACTGGTCCCTCTCGCTGCTGTGCGGGTCACTCTCAGCGTTCTTCAGGATTCTGGACCGAATGGAAGCCCATTCTGCGAGTGCGGACGCGCTGCTGGGAGACTCCTGGGGGGGCTTAGCCTTCCCGCTGCCCGCCCGCGCGTCGCCGGGGCCTCGGGGAGGGTTCTCCCCAGCTGGGGCGTCCGCGTGCTTCTTCTCCTCCAAGCCCAGGAGGGACTTGCACGCGGTGTCCTTGATCTGGCTCAGGTTGACGGCCGGGCCACAGAGCTGCGCGCCCGTGACCAGAATGGCGGTGTGGGGAACGCTCAGGGACGACGGCAGGGCGTGCTGGACTGGGCTGGCTTTGGGGGCCTTTGGTTCCTGGGAGGCAGCGGTGAGCCCCGTGTCCTTTGCGGGCGTCACGGGGCTCAGGTTGACTTTGGGAAAGAGAATCTGCTTCCCCCCGGAGGACACCTGGAACGTGTAGGGCCGGGGCATGGTCTGCCTCTCGTCCACCTCCTGCCACCGCAGCTCCTCCACCTTGCGGCCTTGTTCAAGGACGGCGGCTTCTTTCCTCTCCACCGGAGGCTGCGCGGCTTCCACGGGCCCCTCTTGTTTCCGGAAAGGCTCCGTGtccccttcttctctcttttcctgggGCCCAGGACGATCGGCCCCCTGGAAATCCCCGCTCCTTCCCTGCTGCTCTCTTCGCCGCTCGGCCTCTGGGTTCTGCTCCTCGCCAATGCTTGGCTCCTCGGAGTGTTCTCTTTGTCCTTCCGGTTGCAGGTGTTCCTGGTCTTCCGGCCTCTCCTCAAAGTCGTTCAGAAGCTCGCTGAGCTGGCCCCTCCTGTCCTCCAGGTGCGCctggccctcctcctcctcttcccccagatCCTCCTCCTCCGCGCCCCGCCGGCCCTCCCCAATCTCCTCCAAAGCCTGGGGCGGCCCCTGCACCTCCGCCTCCTCCTGCTGTTCCAGCTCTTCCCATCtttcagcctcctcctcctcctgccttttGAGCTCCTCCGCgcatcttccttcctcctcctcctgccgccTCCGCTCCTCTAGCCTGGCGTCCTCCTCCAGCCTGGCGTCCTCCTCCAGCCGCCGCCTCTCCTCCGCCTGGGCCTGCAGACGCCTGCGCTCCTCCTCGGCCTCCAGGCGCTCGCGCTCCTCACGCTCCCTCCGCTCGGCGTCCTCCCAACCTGGCGCTTCCAGGCTCCGCCGCTGCTCTTCCCGCGGCGCCCTTTCCGCCTCTAGAGGCGGCTCCTGCCCCTCGCCCTCCTCCTCCAAGAGCTCCTGCCTTCTGTTCTCTTCCCAAAGCCTCCTCTCCAGCGcctgcagcctctgctcctcTAGGCGTCTCTTCTCGGCTGCTTCCGCCTTTTGCCGCTTGCACTTGGCCTCCAATTCTCGCCAGTAGTCTTCTTGGCGTCTTCTCTCTTCCTCGGAATCCGGCGGATTGGGTTCCTCTTCGTGCCATGTTGGCTTGTCCTCGCCTGGGTGTCCGTTCTGGTCCAGGGAGGGTCGACTCTTAAGGCCGCCTTGCTCATGTTGTGGACCCTAACATTGGAAAGGAAAACACAATTAGCCTTTTGCTTTCTCCACCCACAGTCGCTCCTTTTCCTATTCACAGTGCCAGCGGCCCTCTTAATTTCTCAAGAACACTTGGAAGCAGGTATTCTCAAGTTCAGGGATAGCTAAACTCAGGCATCGGTCACCCCACGCAAGACTCTGTCGTGGGAATGGAGAAAAGGACGTGTATTCTGTTTCCGCGTCCCCCTTCCCCCCCCATCTGCTTTGTCATTCCCTAATTTCTTAATATGAACAAATGAGGAAAACCAACATTCCAGCATTAGATAGATGAGCAAAAAGAGACTTGGACTTCATTAATGTCCCCTGAAGTTTGTGATTTGGAAGGCTATCCTAGTCAAACTGAGGGAGCATTGACTAAACCACTTTTACAACGCAAAGCAAACACAACGGGTCTGGAGCCCCTCAAAAGGCAACCTCTCCCTCTGAGGTCCACCAGCCGCATGCCAGAAAGGGCGAGGAAAGTAAACAGGCCTGTGTATTCCCCAACACCGCCATACACTCAAGTTCTGGATGGGGAGACACTCAGGTCTTTACATGGCTCCACCCCAATGCCAACCCACTTGTAGAATTAGTGCCCAGTAGGCAAGGGCACCTGCCTGGCCAGCCCGTGCAGGCTCTACACACCTGGGCAAGGCGCCTGTGCTTCGACACCCTCTGTTTTTTTGGCTTAACAGCCAGCTTGTGCTTGGCGGCACTGTTGTCCAGGCGAGCGATGGCCAGGGGGATGGCATCTAAGTTGACACTTTCGATGGTGCCAGCAGAAGAGAAGTGCCTTTTTGGCCGAGACGGTTTAACAGGAGCAACCTATAGGggagattaaaatagaaagtcAGTTGGGATCAGAAGACAACCTGCAGGGAATCGCAGAACCGTAGCACTCGTTCCAGAGCGTGCCTCGCACAGCCTGGCCCAGGGAATGCAGGTGAGCAGAGGGAGCTcctcagaaaatgaaatgaacacCCATTTTGGAACCAAAGGACACTGACTATTTGTTCTGCCAGCATCCACTGGTATTAACTTGTAAAAGTCATATAACTTTTAGGAACTAATTTTCCTACTTTGACTAATACGAGGTTCAGAGTAGCTCCAAGATTAGCAAAACATAGCCAGGAGGCCAAATCCTGCCCACagcctgttttggaaaatcagAGGTTTACCGggccacagccacacccattgTCTTTGGTTGCTTTTTGTGCTATGAAGGAAGAGTGGCACAAAGGAGAGTACTTGTAGCTTCATGTCACAACGCCTAAAATAATgagtagtttgctgacccctggacTAGATCCCCTCTGTGCTAAGAACTGTTAAACTCTCAGACACTGCATATATGCCTCAGCTCCTACACAGGACTTAGTCCCTTTGAGGCTGGGAGTgtgtcttttttcatctttgtatgGGTCCCCTTTACACCCACGTAGCAAACCTCATTtggtcagtgctcaataaatatttgttgaaggaataaaagaaaataaagtatagcATCTATACCTGGAACACGAAATTCCTGATCGACAAAAATGTTTTGGtatggctgggtgcgatggctcacacctgtaatcccagcactttgggaggctgaggcgggcagatcacttgaggccaggagttcgagaccagtctggacaacatggcaaaaccccatctctactaaacattttaaaaataaaaataaattagccgggtgtggtggtgcacacctgttatcccagctggggaggctgatgcatgagaattgcttgaaccgaggatgcggaggctgcagtgagctgagatcgctagGCTGCACTATAGCCTAGcccacaaagcaagactctgtcacagaaaaaaaaaagttttggtacAATCACTCCAAAGAAGTCTCAGGGTACTGACTGCACTGAGAAGATAAAAGGAAGAGGGACctgatgagaaaaatgagcaGCAAAAATCTGCCACCGGGACAAGTGCGGTCCTTCAAAGTATGAATTGTGGAATGGCCTGCAGCTCTAGTATACGGATGCAATCACTAAAAAAACACAACCTCAGATGAAGCGTAGATTTGGAAAGATCAGAGAGATCATGATACAGCCCGAACCCAGAGGCCACACTGAATCAGAAGGTAGGACGCCACGCCTGTATCTCCAGAGAATTCACAGGCTGGCGGCAAGCAAAGGGCTCCTGCTAGAGTGCAGCAGGGGGGTGCGGCGCTAGGCCAGCAGCTCCGATGTGGCCagggtttatttgtttgttcctGCTGTAGGCATGGAGTGGTGAGGTTTAGCAGAAGGGCTTGCTTTTTGCGATTATCTTCTGTATTTATGCGCAAAAGATGAAAGACCAAGCAGCTAGCTCTAACAGCAAAATAGATGCTCAGTATATATTAATTTATGACAAGAAGCACAGAAAAATCAAGCTTTGGCCTTctagctttcatttatttatggttATCTTTATAATGGGCATCAGATTCTGAGCTATTGCTGAATTAAACATTTGTTTCCATCCCCTAATAGATGCATGGGAAAAAGGAGTCGGAGCCAAATGTGACAGATTGAAGACATAGATAAGCACTTGATGCTGAGATTTAAGTGCTGTGCTTTGTTTCTAGTTATCCCAGCTGGCTTCCTCATTGTCTGGGCAGCAGCACTGTCTTGAGCCATCCGCTTCTTCAGGAGCAGATCCTGCTTCCTATACTGTCTGCCAGGCCTTGGGAGGATGCCTGGCCCCTTGTGCAGATGAAAGGTCCTCAATGGGGCAGATCGGCTCCTACAGAAGAGGTGCCCGGGGAGAAGAGTCCACAGGGTTCTTACACTCCTGCAGGTAAACTCCCAGGTTTaaaaaaaaggacacagaaaagtttaaaaaacaacataaaagtagagaaatgctaaagtgcttttttgttttgtttttgttttgcttctctaAATATAAGAG
The nucleotide sequence above comes from Symphalangus syndactylus isolate Jambi chromosome 10, NHGRI_mSymSyn1-v2.1_pri, whole genome shotgun sequence. Encoded proteins:
- the CRACD gene encoding capping protein-inhibiting regulator of actin dynamics isoform X2 — protein: MTVFLSLMGEQKVSRQFKQCHRTTSWAKSKLFSRLSSMFLQQLGKNIKFGQRPPNAIPMKKANSGEASLEEDLFLTSPMEIVTQQDIILSDAENKPSDTPSSLSPLNLPGAGSEMEEKVAPVKPSRPKRHFSSAGTIESVNLDAIPLAIARLDNSAAKHKLAVKPKKQRVSKHRRLAQGPQHEQGGLKSRPSLDQNGHPGEDKPTWHEEEPNPPDSEEERRRQEDYWRELEAKCKRQKAEAAEKRRLEEQRLQALERRLWEENRRQELLEEEGEGQEPPLEAERAPREEQRRSLEAPGWEDAERREREERERLEAEEERRRLQAQAEERRRLEEDARLEEDARLEERRRQEEEEGRCAEELKRQEEEEAERWEELEQQEEAEVQGPPQALEEIGEGRRGAEEEDLGEEEEEGQAHLEDRRGQLSELLNDFEERPEDQEHLQPEGQREHSEEPSIGEEQNPEAERRREQQGRSGDFQGADRPGPQEKREEGDTEPFRKQEGPVEAAQPPVERKEAAVLEQGRKVEELRWQEVDERQTMPRPYTFQVSSGGKQILFPKVNLSPVTPAKDTGLTAASQEPKAPKASPVQHALPSSLSVPHTAILVTGAQLCGPAVNLSQIKDTACKSLLGLEEKKHADAPAGENPPRGPGDARAGSGKAKPPQESPSSASALAEWASIRSRILKNAESDPHSSERDQSKPGDESTPRGRCDSRGNLRKTPPVNAKFSIMPAWQKFSDGGTETSKQNTEAESIRKRPMLGPSEDTAPQPPPAGVRELGKGPEKSEMHREPADTTEGCKFAKDLPSFLVPSLPYPPQKVVAHAEFTTSSDSETANGIAKPDPVMPGGEEKTSPFGIKLRRTNYLRFNCDQQAEQKKKKRHSSTGDSADAGPPAAGSGRGEKEMEDVALKHGPSLPQERKQAPSTRRDSAEPASSQTPVPEHDKAANKMPLAQKPALAPKPTSQTPPASPLSKLSRPYLVELLSRRAGRPDPEPSEPAKEGQESSDRRPPSPPGPEERKGQKRDEEEEATERKPASPPLPAAQQEKPSQTPEAGRKEKLMLQSRHSLDGSKLTEKVETAQPLWITLALQKQKGFREQQATREERKQARETKQAEKLFKENVSVSLQPGSSSVSRAGSLHKSTALPEEKRPETAVSRLERREQLKKANTLPTSVTVEISDSAPPAPLVKEVTKRFSTPDAAPVSTEPAWLALAKRKAKAWSDCPQIIKTAKREDVK
- the CRACD gene encoding capping protein-inhibiting regulator of actin dynamics isoform X6, whose protein sequence is MSITEPSDTPSSLSPLNLPGAGSEMEEKVAPVKPSRPKRHFSSAGTIESVNLDAIPLAIARLDNSAAKHKLAVKPKKQRVSKHRRLAQGPQHEQGGLKSRPSLDQNGHPGEDKPTWHEEEPNPPDSEEERRRQEDYWRELEAKCKRQKAEAAEKRRLEEQRLQALERRLWEENRRQELLEEEGEGQEPPLEAERAPREEQRRSLEAPGWEDAERREREERERLEAEEERRRLQAQAEERRRLEEDARLEEDARLEERRRQEEEEGRCAEELKRQEEEEAERWEELEQQEEAEVQGPPQALEEIGEGRRGAEEEDLGEEEEEGQAHLEDRRGQLSELLNDFEERPEDQEHLQPEGQREHSEEPSIGEEQNPEAERRREQQGRSGDFQGADRPGPQEKREEGDTEPFRKQEGPVEAAQPPVERKEAAVLEQGRKVEELRWQEVDERQTMPRPYTFQVSSGGKQILFPKVNLSPVTPAKDTGLTAASQEPKAPKASPVQHALPSSLSVPHTAILVTGAQLCGPAVNLSQIKDTACKSLLGLEEKKHADAPAGENPPRGPGDARAGSGKAKPPQESPSSASALAEWASIRSRILKNAESDPHSSERDQSKPGDESTPRGRCDSRGNLRKTPPVNAKFSIMPAWQKFSDGGTETSKQNTEAESIRKRPMLGPSEDTAPQPPPAGVRELGKGPEKSEMHREPADTTEGCKFAKDLPSFLVPSLPYPPQKVVAHAEFTTSSDSETANGIAKPDPVMPGGEEKTSPFGIKLRRTNYLRFNCDQQAEQKKKKRHSSTGDSADAGPPAAGSGRGEKEMEDVALKHGPSLPQERKQAPSTRRDSAEPASSQTPVPEHDKAANKMPLAQKPALAPKPTSQTPPASPLSKLSRPYLVELLSRRAGRPDPEPSEPAKEGQESSDRRPPSPPGPEERKGQKRDEEEEATERKPASPPLPAAQQEKPSQTPEAGRKEKLMLQSRHSLDGSKLTEKVETAQPLWITLALQKQKGFREQQATREERKQARETKQAEKLFKENVSVSLQPGSSSVSRAGSLHKSTALPEEKRPETAVSRLERREQLKKANTLPTSVTVEISDSAPPAPLVKEVTKRFSTPDAAPVSTEPAWLALAKRKAKAWSDCPQIIKTAKREDVK